The genome window TGGCCAGGTTCTTCGATGACCTCGTTGAGGATTCATTGGGCCGGGATGATAGGCGATATCTTCCGCTCATCGGGACACTCTTCCTGTTCTTGCTCCTGTCGAATTGGCTCGGTGTTATTCCTGGGCTTCGGGAGCCCACCAGTGATATAAACACGCCGCTGTCGCTGGGGATTATGGGTTTTTTTATATGGCACATTTCTGGGATGCGTGCCAAAGGGATATGGGGCTATCTCAAGGGGTTCTTCCAGCCCATGTTCTTCATGTTCCCGCTCAATGCGGTTAGCGAGATTGCGAAGGTGATATCGATTTCCTTTCGTCTTTTTGGCAACATAATGGGCGGCTCAATCATCATTCTGGTCGTTTCGCAGCTGTTGATGTTTCTCATTGTTCCGGTATTGCTCACCGGGTTTTTCGGTTTATTTGTTGGCTCGGTACAGGCTTTTGTGTTCACGATGCTTTACTTGACGTATATCTCGGTAGCGGTTCGTTCGGACTAAGAGTCAAAGGCTGCAATTGGAAGCATATTGGGCTGAAGCTATCAAGTATCTTGCGGCCGGCATCTGTATGGGTTTTGGTGCTATCGGTGCAGGCGTTGGGGAGGGTTACACCGCAGGCCAGACCGTTTTGGGCATATCCCGTCAGCCGAGCGCCTCGGGCCAGCTGATTAAAACGATGCTCATTGGCCAGGCGATAACCGAGACGTCCGGCATCTTTGCCCTTGTCATCGCAGTGTTGATGATCAGCCCCGGCGTCGGCGCCGGCGACAATATCGTAGTGAGTATGGCGGCGTTTCTGGGCGCAGGGATAAGCGTCGGTATCGCGGGCTTTGGCGTCGGTATCGGGGGAGGCTTCCCTGCCGCAAAGGCCTGCGAGGGCATAGCGAGGCGCCCCTCGGTGGCCGGACAGGTCAGCGTCACGATGCTGATCGGACAGGCTGCCGCCTCAACCCCGGTCGTTTTTGGGTTGGTCGTGGCATTCATCCTTCTTTACACGCCTTTTTCGGGGAGTTGGGAGAGGGCCGCAGCGCTTCTTGGCGCAGGGATAAGCGCGGGCTTTGGTGGGTTTGGCAGTGGCATTGGTGGGGGCATGCCCGGCGGGACTGCTTGCGCTGCTACTGCGAGGCGCATGGACTTGCGCAGCCAGATAATCGGGACGATGCTGATCGGCCAAGCCGTTACTCAGACCTCGGCCATCTTCGCGCTGGTCGTCTCTTTTCTGCTGATGTTCACCACGGGCGATGGCTCGGACATCGTCAAGATAGCTGGCTTACTTGGTGCGGGCATCAGCATGGGCTTTGGCGCTATCGGCCCCGGCTTGGGTACCGGTATCCCGGCGGCGTCCGCATGCACCTGCATTCGGATAAACGAGCGAACCGGCTCGGTAACAACGCGGGTCATGTTGCTGGGCCAGGCAGTTGCGCAGTCAACGGCCATATACTCTCTGATCATAGCTCTGCTTATGATATTCGTTGTGTAGTCCAGAACTCATGCTGCTTATGCCTTTTGGCAGTGGCGTGATTAGTTGTGCAAGTAGTAAGGAAAGGGAGAAGTTTTATGGAGATTACTTCGGACGCGATCATCAAGGCTGCTGCGCTTCTTGGTGCGGGCATCTGCATGGGCTTTGGAGCCATAGGCCCGGGCGTCGGCGAGGGTTATGCCGCCGGTAAGGC of bacterium contains these proteins:
- the atpB gene encoding F0F1 ATP synthase subunit A, whose product is MESVGQVPQLHEIWGLKLPLGGVNHVTVIMTWVVMAIIVVVAAIVVRRLKEVPGRVQVVVELLARFFDDLVEDSLGRDDRRYLPLIGTLFLFLLLSNWLGVIPGLREPTSDINTPLSLGIMGFFIWHISGMRAKGIWGYLKGFFQPMFFMFPLNAVSEIAKVISISFRLFGNIMGGSIIILVVSQLLMFLIVPVLLTGFFGLFVGSVQAFVFTMLYLTYISVAVRSD
- the atpE gene encoding ATP synthase F0 subunit C, coding for MEAYWAEAIKYLAAGICMGFGAIGAGVGEGYTAGQTVLGISRQPSASGQLIKTMLIGQAITETSGIFALVIAVLMISPGVGAGDNIVVSMAAFLGAGISVGIAGFGVGIGGGFPAAKACEGIARRPSVAGQVSVTMLIGQAAASTPVVFGLVVAFILLYTPFSGSWERAAALLGAGISAGFGGFGSGIGGGMPGGTACAATARRMDLRSQIIGTMLIGQAVTQTSAIFALVVSFLLMFTTGDGSDIVKIAGLLGAGISMGFGAIGPGLGTGIPAASACTCIRINERTGSVTTRVMLLGQAVAQSTAIYSLIIALLMIFVV